The sequence attaagccttaacacaaatttcattattaaagaaCAGGTTTGATTTCCGTACCACAATGTTAAGTTTGTATTTAAGAAGGTTGAGCAAGTGGTGTAGTCGTCAAACAACCTAAGGATCACTCCGTGACACGTGCTTTTATTCGGGGCATTAAGATATAGATAGGCCGAAGTAAAACGATTATTGCTTCTAGACGGTATGCATCATCCCATGGTACGTTAGGGGAAAAGATCAATAAAATCTTTctctacctagagggtgtgacaacaaaatcacaacccgaggggtaattcatgaacgtccaccccgaggcttgccgagggttggacattcaggaattcccacgagggttgtgattttgttgtcacaccctcataggtagggaatgattctttttatcccacatacaaaagaaaaagaggAGATACTAGCCTAAACATAAGCATTTTTACCGCGGCATGAACATAGTTCCATCATCTgcacgtcaatattgatgacgtcatcgataaTGCACGCCACGGTCACACcgcatgaagtcatgacgtcacgtaattgtcttcaggttcaaaaggttaaCGCGCacaatctgtcataccctaggggttgacagagaaatttTCTACGGCTAAAaccggtgacaaatcagtgaatggtgggagaaatcAACATGAAGAGAAAATCTTCACAGtgtaacaaacagttttaaatcgaatgaacatacaaatgtataacgCTCCGGTACCCAATTTCGGTCTAAAGAAGAAGAATGCTTCTTGACATTCCAAGTCTATTATCTGAACATGATTACGCAATAGTCATTAAAAAATAACcagaaattgaaataataaaatcgCTTCGTACACCTCGGATGTAATACGTGTATATACACTCCATGTCTTTTTTATATGTCTTCCATATCAGCTAGGCTTAAACGTTATCTCACAGTTCGTTCAATAAATACGCTTTGATAAAGGACTTGAATTTGTTCACTGACTCGGCGTTTACACTTTTCTAATGTAAGTAGTTCCAGTCGTTGATCACTATTGTTGTTATGTTTCATGAATCCCAATGTTAAAGGTCcattacctttccaaaacggcttttaatttttaaaatggccagaaggcaaaacagcgaaatgaaacccaactgttatcatatattacgcaggatatCTTGCATAAACTTCATGtcgtaacctcatcttaggccatcgatatatattttcttatgttttgaatgttttttagaaacctttagatactgctccggaaaggtagtgaacCTTTACGTTTCGTGTGTGTTTTAGCAATCTTTCACTTTGTTCCTTGTCCTACAGTGATCCAATATGGACAGCGTACCTTTACCTTTACCAGGGTATCTCTCAATGGTTATGTCAATTTCGTTCATAATTCTGAATACTTGTAGTGTATCTATCACTGATTATGTCAATTTCATTCATAATTCTGAATACTTGTAGTGTATCGATCACTGGTTATGACAATTCCAttcataataatgattatttgtAGTGTATCTATCACTGGTTGTGTCAATTTCGTTCATAATTCTGAATACTTGTAGTGTATCTATCACTGGTTATGACAATTCCAttcataataatgattatttgtAGTGTATTTATCACTGTTTGTGCCAATTTCATTCATAATTCTGAATACTTGTAGTGTATCTATCACTGGTTGTGTCATTTTCATTCATAATTCTGAATACTTGTAGTGTATCTATCACTGATTATGTCAATTTCATTCATAATTCTGAATACTTGTAGTGTATCGATCACTGGTTATGACAATTCCAttcataataatgattatttgtAGTGTATCTATCACTGATTGTGTCAATTCCAttcataataatgattatttgtAGTGTATCTATCACTGTTTGTGTCCATTCCAttcataataatgattatttgtAGTGTATCTATCACTGATTGTGTCAATTCCAttcataataatgattatttgtAGTGTATCTATCACTGTTTGTGTCCATTCCAttcataataatgattatttgtAGTGTATCTATCACTGTTTGTGTCCATTCCAttcataataatgattatttgtAGTGTATCTATCACTGTTTGTGTCCATTCCAttcataataatgattatttgtAGTGTATCTATCACTGGTTATGACAATTCCGttcataataatgattatttgtAGTGTATCTATCACTGTTTGTGTCCATTCCATTCATAATTCTGAATACTTGTAGTGTATTTAACACTGGTTATGACAATTCCAttcataataatgattatttgtAGTGTATCTATCACTGTTTGTGTCAATTTCATTCATAATTCTGAATGCTTGTAGTGTATCTATCACTGATTGTGTCAATTTCATTCATAATTCTGAATACTTGAAGTGCATCTATCACTGGTTATGACAACTCCAttcataataatgattatttgtAGTGTATCTATCACTGTTTGTGTCCATTCCATTCATAATTCTGAATACTTGAAGTGCATCTATCACTGGTTATGACAACTCCAttcataataatgattatttgtAGTGTATCTATCACTGGTTATGACAATTCCAttcataataatgattatttgtAGTGTATCTATCACTGGTTATGACAATTCCAttcataataatgattatttgtAGTGTATCTATCACTGGTTATGAATACTTGTAGTGTATCTATCACTGGTTATGACAATTCCAttcataataatgattatttgtAGTGTATCTATCACTGTTTGTGTCCATTCCAttcataataatgattatttgtAGTGTATCTATCACTGGTTATGACAATTCCAttcataataatgattatttgtAGTGTATCTATCACTGTTTGTGTCCATTCCATTCATAATTCTGAATACTTGTAGTGTATTTATCACTGGTTATGACAATTCCAttcataataatgattatttgtAGTGTATCTATTACTGTTTATGTCAATTCCATACATGATTCTAATTATTTGTAGGATATCTATCACTGTGATGTCTATGTACTTGTCATTGAACTCATCATGTCAGCACCTTTTTGGGGTGTTCTTTTTGGTTATCGTCATTTATATTGCAAACAACGGTTggctgatttttttattttattttttttttgtgccgATTCGATTGATCTGCATCTGAGgcgaaatattgttttaaagacgggcattgttatgtatatatgttggcATCTATCAGCTTAATTTTTGAACGGAATGTAAcagtataaaaaatgtatataatggtgcagtgtcttaaaatataagCGGTATTTTTGTTTTGGTCAGTAAGAAAAAAACTAGGTCGCCATTGGCTTTCTTTTCCCTCGAGAAAATACAACTTCTATTTTAAGACACCGAACACGTATTCTTTATACAAATTTATTCAAGATTTATATTAGGGCCCGACACCGGAAAATAATTAATAAGTGTGTTTTTTCTATGACTCGCTCATACAATAGACAGCGAGCGATATAAATAAAACGTGTAATGACATTCCTATTCTACTACCATAACCaattatgttttgatatgtAGATAAGTTAATTGCGAGAACAGTTAAACTTTGAAGATTAAGATCACAGacaaaaaattaaacatgtgGTTCATGCTTATATCTTTATGTCTTTGTTAAGTGTTAATatcaatgtatacatataataatgtacattgtatttgagaTTAGTTACGACAGCAGACGACAGGTCACGTGATCAGGGTATGACGATATATACTTGTATAACAGTGTGCGTTATTTTTTGGTTATACCATGTAGTTCACATATTCTTTGCATTACACAACTGTAATCTCAGATCTCAATACAGTGTAACTATGACATCTAAACTATTACGATAGCTGGGAGTCTGGGATTATATGGTTCCTATGTTAATTATAATGGGAACATTTCTTCAGCTTTAAACTGAATGGTAAACTTTGTACATATactgaaatgtaaataaaacttgAATGTCGGAAAAATCGCACAAGACTATGGTTTTTAAGTTTTAAGTCATGCTTTCATTTCTGTCTTAAGATGcaaatttataaatcttttcttttaaatgcaataaaaagggttttatttttttttatcgaaAATAAACTTAACAAAACCACAGTAATCTATTAAAGACGAGTTATCGTACGTCATGTCAAATGTCTTATTCTATATATGGTGATATTTCGACCTAAATAATTTGGTAAAGTTTCACACTTTTTCGTACAAAATAACTTCTCTGAGAATTGTTTCCTTGACTTGCTTATTGGTTACACAATATTTTAGCCGCGTAAACGAATTGTTATACGTAGTAGGGGTTTTCAGGTACTCATTTTTCTAGCACTAAGTGCCATTGGACGTATTTTGTACATGTTCACACTTTTCTAATACGCGTTTACAAACTGTCATTGTACGCATTTTCCAGGTacagtttattgttttaatatgtGTGTACGAGATGACTGCCGCTGTCAGCTACCGTGTAAAATGCACTATCATGATGGGTGGCAaagttataaatataacaaCAGTAAATGTATAACCCGCGCCTGCCGTTTCGattgacaaatatatacattattagtaATCACAAAGCAGACGACAATATTACGTGAAGTGGGTTTTTACTGCTACAACAAGGTAAGTGTGTGAGGCTTGCACAGGTCCATATAAAACGTTCACTTTACTGAAACAGATACATATTAAGATATACCGAAATAATTTGGCATTGAAACTTTTTTCAGATTGAACAAAGTACAAGGAAGAACGGAATGGCGAATAATTTGATTACGATAACAACAACACTTCCTGGTCTTTATCGGATCCGTGATGCACTATGATGTGGGTATTTCTGGACCTTGATTTGTAAACAGTGGGTGTTATTGATATTTCGCTTAGTCGCACATAATCCACACGTACAGGTAATATTCTTAATGGATGGTTACACTTTAAGAAGCGTTGTACAAGCCTTGGAATATCCAACTACAATTCGCATTGTTAGGGGCAGTGTTACGTCCGAGGAAGGTAAATGTTTCTCTGACAAAGACAACAATGTCCTTACCTTATATAGTCGGGGACTACGAGTCTATGTCCCTCCCGTCACTAATGCTTCCCTGAGACGCCGGTGTAGAAACACAAATGTCTCGAGGCGGACAACCCGGTACAAATCAGCTGACTACGGCGCCAAAACTTatgaaaatactgaaaatcTGGTAACTAGCAATGTATTTGTATCTGCGAATACAAAGCTAAAATATAACACTTTCGTAAGCAAGGTATATAAGCATGTTAGCGACATTCTTGTTGATTTACCATACGCAGTCAAAGTTCACCAGCCTATTTTCGGCTGTGGTGATGATGGTAACATGATGATGATTGCTAAAGATGATGTGATATTGGTTGACAAACATGCTATATCTCATAATGTCCTCAGTGGCAGTGTAAAAGGccacaatatacaaataacaaGAGACTGTATCGACGCCACATCCCTGCCTGGTCCAAATACACCTATAGTGATCACAACGGTTGATGTATTGTACAAAGATTCGAATTGGCAGCTAAAGGAAATGATTTTTGAGGATGAAGACGTACAAGAGACCTACGAAGTAGAAGTAGGTTTCAATGTATTACCTATGAGTGAACAGCCTttattgtgtgtatgttgtgcgagcgGAGAGGCCGCCACCCTGATTGAGGGTGTTGATAACCACTTGCTGAAGATAAAGAATGTCTGGTGTCTCCACATTAGGTTCGAGCTGATGGATGGAGTAAAAGTACAAATCATCGATACAGATACAAGATCAGCTTTCAGGACAGAGTTCGGCAAACAAGTGGGAAGAGATTGTGATGGTTTCAGCATGTACAATCTGTACGGAAAATCATGTGAGTGTTATAAAAGTTTGTGTGGATGTACATTCCGGGATCACACACCAGTAACCTTATGTTAATTGTCAATTGAATTATTTCATGTCGAAATCTTGATTTTCGTTGagaaattaatattcaaaaacGTTTTATTTACCTGAATGAATTAATGtagtatttatttaattatcgTATTTCCCCGCTCATTGATATTGCGACACCCCAAAACCGTTTCGAATGAGGTGATGTCCTTTTTAACTACCTTTTTTCAGCTGGCTACATTGAACGCACAGCTCCCCAAGGTCCACCGCCGCGTCTACCGCGTCGTTCAACTAGAAATGGAAGCGTTCGACAAACAGACCTACACCACCCTTTACCTTATGACGAAGCTATTCAGAAGCATTCCTCACCGATCTTCGTAAACAGTTGCAGAAAGAAAAGCTTATCTTCAAATGAAGAACATATGGAAACAAGTCTTCGAAAAATGGCGATCAATCAATTGACCGATGATGCCTATGTAGCACTTGATAATTCACCGCTGACAGCAACAAAGAGCACGTCGCTGACATCGCAACATCCATTGACAAAGAGCACGTCGCTGACATCGCAACATCCATCAACAAAGAGCACGTCGCTAACTGATGGTAAAGATATAAGAATATGCAATACACTTAAATTAAACCATAAACAAATTTCACTGCAACTCCACTATGCTATCTTTCCAAACGTAGATGGTGTTGTTCAGAGCATGGACTACCAGCCACTTACCTTGACGTACGGCTGTTTCGTCCTTCATTATAGACGCGAAATAcctctatattttatataaatttcttatcaaatgtaaatataagcattgatcTGCTTTCAGTTGGTAACTATAGGAGTTTGAATGCCAATTGGACAACGGAAAATTCAACATTCGTTGTCCAGTCGGCATTTATACTTACATGATCGCCAGCTGATTGCAGTTGAATGCTTAATACaacacattttataaaatagtATCTTGATAAACATATTACCCATTTACTAGAGGAATTCTGGCttaaaaatacatgttaaaTTCATAGCTATTCATGTTATGAAAGTACGTATTTGTTTACATGCATTCCTAATCATGAATGATTGTTGTTATACGCTCAACTGTCAGAGTATGTTATTTGTAGCTGACCAAATTGATTCATTGTTCGTACTTTATTGTATCTGCAATTCATATGTTGGGAAGATACATGTATGGGTAACTTATTGGTGTTGTTATTGGTGAGATCCTATAAATACCATAGCAGGTTTTCATACTAGCCCAGTATAGCACTGTTATCACTATCTTTTgcaatacaacatatattccaaatttgtttcgataaaatatgttaaacgCATCGCTTGATAAATTTATCTTTTTAGCTGACTACCTTGAGCCCACCCCTCGCCGCCTATGTCCAGATGTCCCTGCTGATCCAGTAGAGACACATCCACCCTTGCCAAGGCGGTCGAGAGGAGGGGGGAGCGTACATGCTGTAACACCACCCACATCCATTTCGGAATCCCTCCTAGTTGATGACGAAGCCCTTCTAGAAGAGGTGTTTCTAGAAGATGAACACATTACACAGGGTCAACCACCATCGGAAAACAAAGTAGTCAAATTGATCAATGATGCCGCTGCTGATTCcgatgacgacgatgatgataGTGATGAGGAGGACGACGacgataatgatgatgatgatgatggtggttgtgatggtgttgatggtggtggtagtggtggtggtgatggtgatgttgatggtgatgatgatgatgatgatgatggtggtggttgtgatggtgttggtggtggtggtggtggtggtgatggtgatgttgatggtgatgatgatggtcgTGGTGGTGGTGGAGATGGTTGTGGTGGTCatgttggtggtggtggtgatggtgacACAACCACTAATTCACAACCGGCATCGCATAAAACGAAAAGTGTTTTGCCCATTCATGGAAGTAGTATTTCCTCCGATGAACACAAGCTATTGGAACAGGAAGACACACCAATAGAGCTAATGAAGATATCTGAAGTTGCAAATATGTTCCGGAAGTATAAACTGGACCGCGTCGCCGAGATATGTGAAGAACATATAATTGATGGTACTATACTGTCAGATTTAGAGGAAGATGACCTTATGAATGAACCTTTTAACCTTAAAGGGTATGTCTTAAAAAAAGTTCTTTTAATCCAAAAAGGACACCGGCCGAAGTGACTGGGTACAAAAAGTTGCAATCTtctattcaaaattatttaagtGTACATTTATGTTCCATGCGAGATtgcgatttttttttacataaagaACTTTTTCACAGCTTTCTATCAATAATTCGTATGACCTTGGATGTAGGTGATGTGGACACCAGATTCCATCGGAAATCTAGATTATTTCTTCTGAAGGCCACTTCAGACAATCAAACAATCACCATTCTCTTGTGCTATATACAATCACCATTCTCTTGTGccatatatatttctatattgaaATAATGCTATGTTCTACATATGATTTGTCCATCTGTCCGGTTTATAACAAATGTGTGACGTTTAATTTCCAGAAACACCATGTTCTGCTCAAGGTCCAAATCTTCCCCTCATgtatatacagggtgtcccaaaaacatGTCCCGAGTTTGACActgtataaaaatgttttgatagaCGGAGGAATTTGATCTATTTACCATGAGAAAGGTAGTGATCTGCTCTGTACAACGATATATAACAACCCGGACAAATACCTTTTTGTTAATACCTATATTGAAAATTGAGCGAAAGTCATATTTCGCTCATTTTGCGatttgttcagaaaatcaataactttcaTTTAAAGATTGGGCGCAAGGTGTCCGCCCTTTTTTTCGATGATATGATGAATTCTGTCTTTAAAATTCCTCATCACCTCACAATTCTGTTATTCTACTTCCTGGAGATGGACTGCATACATGGGTgacattttcataacatttcatTTCCTTAAGTAGTGGATTTTCCAACCGCATTGTAGAGTTCAATATCTTCAGCCTGAATCTTCATGGTGCTAGAAAGTCACCAAAATGTGACATCAtcgatgatgtcatcatttATATTATGACGTAATCACACACAATTATGATGTATTATGCACATTTGTATCCAACTAAGTTAAATTTGGATACTCCTGCTCtccaaatcattttgaattttcataaaAAGTTCAGTATTGTGAAAGTTATTACCTATTAAAGTTGGGACATGTTTTTTGGTACaccctgtatatctatataataattgaagaaaaattctTACGGACGAaagtctgaagagctcccttgaatggggtgAAAGCGCTCACTACTCagtcattattgtttttattcttatatatatacgtgtatgtttatatattcttttgttttccttttaaGAATGTCGTATCTTTATGcctgtatgtatatgtgtaaataaaCAGGagtttatgtatttttgatagGAATACTGGCATATAGTTTGTGCGTTGGTGTGTACTTGCATGTGTGCAGAAAACCGACTGCAGTGTGAGTCTTGCAAGTGTCAGTGTGTGTAAAACTCATGagaggtatacatgtacaggtagaTATAGATGTATTGAGTGATACAAAATCATGTATGACCTAAATAGTGTGGGTGTTGGTGTGTGCTATAACTCAATGTGTGGTTGATACACTACAACACAGGCACAGGCACACGTAGTTTATCCTCGTACtcagtttaaacttttaaatgtcAATAACGACGGATGAGAAAACAAAACCATATCAATATTGTGTGAATGAGGTGAATGAAAAGACTGCATTAGCTATGGTATATGTATTACATACAATGAtacaatcaataaataaaatagcaAAATTCCTTAAGTAATATTAGAATTATCCTTACTCCCAAATGGAAATATGCCCATACAGTATGAATGTCAAACATAGGATTTAGATAAAATAGGGACGGGATGATCtaatatgtatgtttttaaaattactAAATTCAAAATGGCCTTCAAAATCTTTGATAAATCATGTATCACTATTATTGCCCGAAGGCCAAAGAGCTTTTGATTTTTGCCTCAACCAAATAtctgatatttttctttttctctgcTGAATATTGCCTTTGTGTTTAATGCTATCCATATATTAAGTGAATGTGGATCCACACCCtttgtcattttgaaatattcaagatggccactgaaatgataaaattgtaataatttcTTTAACATTCAAACcgaatgaaatataattaacgTGTACTTTTTAATTCAATAGGTGCATGTAGGGCTTCTATGTTCttgttaatattcaaaattttaagaTGGTGGACTCTGTCGCCAATAGCTTATTGAGCCTTTCTGTGATTTGAAATTTCATCTGGTTACATTTCAAATTTAGAAGCCCCAATGCTATTTCTTTGAAACCTTCGTCATGCTTCGTATTAAATGTCTGTTCAATTACAAATTATACATTGAAGTTAGTCCTTTATGGAAATATGTATCATAAAACCGGAATTTACTCATACAATACTGCCCATAGCTGTTACTAGGACGCCACGCAAAACAAATAATCAACGAACCAATAACTCGCTTTAAGTTTCTAGGACAAACTAAAGTGTTTTAGTTAAAACTGATAAAAGCTCAAGTGAAAATACAGTGCTTTGGAAGTATCTATCAAGTACATCAAAACGGTTTTTATTTATTCGCCTGAGAAATCTAAAGAATGGCATGAAGTCGACGTTTGCTGGTATACAACAACAACGCGTTATACCACTCCTACCTGCCCCAGAGAATTACTGTGTGATGTCCTATAGGCGATGCTAACTGGGCATTCTGAAGCATCCGTTGCTTGAAGTATGTCACCGATATTCATTTACTGGGAAGTCTTTATTTTTATGGTTGTACCCAGACCTCCTCTGATGTTTTAACCTACTTGACCATAACATCAAGCGACAAATTGGAAAGTAATGGTGGCCAGCCACCGCTCGTCAATGTAGGCTTCAGCAATGGCTCGCCTCCTCTTTACTATACAGATTATGTCAAACGTTTGATTGATGGGCTTCGTTCCCTTACTGTCACCCCGCTTCGTTCTGAAAGTTGAATAGACAGGGAAACCTCTGGAATCCCTATTTCAACTTGGAGGAGTTTTGCTTTCCATCACTTGATCCTACACATTTTTGATATCAGCTCGACGTACttggttttcttttttcttGTGTTTCCTCACAATCTTCCCTTGTGTGCTTTGTCCACGATGGAAGAGTCGTTTTTCAATGGTCCTTTACTCATTTACTCTTGTTTCACAAACCGAATAGAAGTCAGTTCTATGTGATGATATGTCCTCTTTCTCTGTGTTTTTAACCTCCAGAATGTAAGCCAGCAATCTTATTGCATTATCATACACATAATCAGATCCCTGGAATAATTCTTATCATTATTactaattatttaaataaacacaGAAAACACATCTTAAGCTATTGGTGGCCGTATTTGTCCACAGTctt is a genomic window of Argopecten irradians isolate NY chromosome 10, Ai_NY, whole genome shotgun sequence containing:
- the LOC138333681 gene encoding uncharacterized protein; the protein is MDGYTLRSVVQALEYPTTIRIVRGSVTSEEGKCFSDKDNNVLTLYSRGLRVYVPPVTNASLRRRCRNTNVSRRTTRYKSADYGAKTYENTENLVTSNVFVSANTKLKYNTFVSKVYKHVSDILVDLPYAVKVHQPIFGCGDDGNMMMIAKDDVILVDKHAISHNVLSGSVKGHNIQITRDCIDATSLPGPNTPIVITTVDVLYKDSNWQLKEMIFEDEDVQETYEVEVGFNVLPMSEQPLLCVCCASGEAATLIEGVDNHLLKIKNVWCLHIRFELMDGVKVQIIDTDTRSAFRTEFGKQVGRDCDGFSMYNLYGKSSGYIERTAPQGPPPRLPRRSTRNGSVRQTDLHHPLPYDEAIQKHSSPIFVNSCRKKSLSSNEEHMETSLRKMAINQLTDDAYVALDNSPLTATKSTSLTSQHPLTKSTSLTSQHPSTKSTSLTDADYLEPTPRRLCPDVPADPVETHPPLPRRSRGGGSVHAVTPPTSISESLLVDDEALLEEVFLEDEHITQGQPPSENKVVKLINDAAADSDDDDDDSDEEDDDDNDDDDDGGCDGVDGGGSGGGDGDVDGDDDDDDDGGGCDGVGGGGGGGDGDVDGDDDGRGGGGDGCGGHVGGGGDGDTTTNSQPASHKTKSVLPIHGSSISSDEHKLLEQEDTPIELMKISEVANMFRKYKLDRVAEICEEHIIDGTILSDLEEDDLMNEPFNLKGYVLKKVLLIQKGHRPK